The genome window tgtgcaaaatgtCATCATTTGTTCAGTCCTTACTCACTGCCAATCTGCTTGGTTTGAGTTTCGCTGTGAAACTGATCTGTCTGTTTTCTGTCCTTCTGGAGAAGCAGGAGAGGCAACATGTCATTAAAGTCCACATTCCTGTTTTGGTTCATTTTCAATATTGTAGCTATTGTCCCCCTCCATTTCCCTGTGTGTACACGGGACATCACCTGTCCATCTTCTGTTCTCCCCTGCCTGTGTTGAAGTcgagtctctccccctctgtcgtGTCACGTCAATGTTGCACCTGGGCGCCCCACATGAACTGTTGGGGATGGCAGCAAATTAATCTACCTCATGCAGCCAGGCACTGGCAATCACTAAGACCCTGCTGTCTGGTCTCCCAGCAGACccaatcctccctctcctccatcatttGACTTCTAGGGGTGTTTTCACAGACACAGATTAGGTCTGATCCTGGATCAGGACCAGGTCTAGGATCAGACCTAATCTACATTCATGAAACGGCCTTGGACTAACACATATACAACCCATTTCATATCTGTTGTATATATTTTCATATCTAGTCACCGGTGCCAAACTCTGGCACTTTTTATGGAGCCTGTGACAATTCAGCAACTATTGTAAGACTACAACCATCCTAAGCATAGCCCTTGCTGTCCTGTGATGTTCTGTAAGCAAGGAGCAGGAGGGAAGGCTCTGGGCTGGTTAGTCATCAGAAAAGGgctttttatattatttttgtaGGTATGTAAGTTGCATCTGTTCAGATAGCAGGTAGCAAGCCTTTGTACCGTAGAGGCAGGTGAGTCTGGAGCATAGACCTGTGGTCACTGGGTTCGTGTTTAACAACATGGGTTCGGTGAAGCTTTGTCTAAACGTAGTAAGCATTGGAAAATCTGTGTTCAGATGTTGTAGTCCTAGACTTGGGCGAACTTGTGTCTGGGGTAGCGACTTTTCAAGTAGTGCCCCCTCAGATGGGCATCCAAGGCATTAAATACAAAGATGTTTTTAAGGGGGGGTGACTAGGAAGACGCTAGAAGCTTTGAGACGGTATAGATGTGTCCTTCCAGTGCTGTAAAAGGATGTATTGCCGTTTTGCTTATTaaggttttattttttatttttttgtactAGATGAGATCTTCTCAGAGATGGTGTTCAGCTGACTGTCCCTATATGAAGGGCAGTGTGGTTTCGATGGTTTGTGAGGTTGTGATGCTGTCGAGGTGTGCAgatgtgctgtgtttgtgtccaaaACGGCATTACTCGCTGCAGTCTGTTcacctcgtttgactcctctccttctctctgctgtcACCTGTCTGCActagtaaaaaaagaaaaaaaaagaaaacgtctAGATTGGATTAAATGTGAATCATATTTATTTGCTCTTTTAAAATTTTGTACATTTTTTGGGACTTGTTTTTAATATAAATGTGATGTCtggttgtatttttttgtttttaaacagtTGACATTTACCTCAGTAGCATGGCAGCATCAAAAAGACACTGTCTGTTCCATTTTTATGTGACGTTTACAAGTTCTTATCTGACTGACATAGATTATTTTGGAAATGACCGAAGTATTTTCTATACTGTACATTTCTTAGAATAAATAACTTTTTCCTGGAAAAAAAGCAggctgtgtttttttgtgtgttttcgtCTAGTAGAGATATTAGTCTTAATGTTAAACAGATCAAAAGTAAATGTTTTTCTTGGGAAGCAATATAACAAAATACCAGTGTATATGACAACACGCTGGAAGCTCAGTTAGGGGCATTCATTCCTAGCATTGCATGTCAATTAATATACCTACCAAATAAACTCCACAAAGTGTATAGGGTTATCTTGAATACCAAAGTTGATTCGACTTGATAACTAGCTTCAAAGCAAATGCATTAATGTAATCTTCATACCTTATTTTATTCAGCACCTTTGTTTTGCTAATTCTTTCCAATTTATTTGGTTTCGTTGTAGCTTCAAAACGTTAGAGAAGGAATACGTCATACACTTTTTTGCAACAATTCATGTAAGAGGATGATGGTGACCTTCCAGTTGGACACAGTTATGGCCGGATCTTTAAACGGCAGCATTTAGACCCCTTCCTCTGTCCAGCATTAGAGGCAGCAATACGCGCTAGttctttttgatttttttttttttatatgtaaaTGACACATCACGTACACTTAATGGACTGCAAAGTACCAAACAACTACCTCTGCGACATAATCTAATTTAATTTCCTTTTGCAGAGTGACATTTTAAATCAACTCCATCTGCTTGACATACAGCCCTAGCTACTCCAACAGCGGGATGTGACGTGTACAAGTGTTGTTGGAGACGAGCCTTCGACATCAGAAGCCTTGACTAAGCTGGAGAACAAAATACGTTTTAAATGCAATTATTTTGTTATAATTAGAGCATTAAAATAATCACTCCTGTCACTTGCCGGATATGCTTGTTTAGTGGTGAGATCCCATTACGCTTACGTAACCTATCATTTGGCAATATGTAGTCTCGACAATGTTATTACGGCTGTTATTAGAACCTCCAGTTTGCTACTGTGAAACGTGTAGGCGGTCAGACGTTTTCGCCATACGTGCAACTCGGAAGTGTTAGAGAGTGTTATGGTGATAATAATGGCCCACATTAGGCGGATTTCACCAAGGAATAACAACGGTCTGTGCCATCGGTTTGTTGACCAGATTTTCTCAGGCGACAGCTGTCGTTACCCTACCTACGAACTGACCTAATTACTTAGGTCCTGGGTTATTTAAATGCACATACTGtcattttcaattatgtttaatgtgtggtACAGGTTAATTTAATTGTGTTTTAACAAGACGTGGGAGACAAAGAAACTTGTCTAAACTTTTGTTATGATAATTTCTTAAAGGGCCAGTGCTGCTTGAAATTGCATTCGAGACAATACATGTAGCCTATTGTTCATATTCGACGTAtttaacaaaataaaatgatgTTGAAAGATAGTATTTTACTTTTGTACGACCGACCGCATTATGACTCAATGTTATAGCTGCCCATATTACTTTTAATAATCCGTCACTGTTGTTCTTTGTGTTTTTCATTAAATCGGAGCGCAGTGGTGTTGATCAGCCCACCAGCTCGACCATGTTGTCATGGCTACGACTCCACCAGGTGGCTACACTGTTAACCTTGCCCCTGCTGCTGAGCTGGGGGACGCTGTGCGGGGGCAGCCCTGACCCCCGCCTCCGAGAGTCCCTGATGTGGCAGGAGGGGTCGATGCAGACGGGAGGCACCCTGCTTTTGACAGAGGCTGAGACGGAACTCGGGGCGCAGCTCCAGAAGCTGAAGAAGCAGGAAATGGAGAGGTCAGATTTCCCGCCGACCTTGCACTTTTTCAAGGCCCGGTCCCTCATCCAGCAGAGCCCCATCTACAGGCTGCTGCAGAGGATGCCCAAAGGTGAGTCCCTGAATGTCCCCCCAAACACAACATTCATACCTATTTTGGTTCATTGACACTCAGAGGCCTCTGTTTGActgctgtgtgttccaggggcAGCGCTTCACGTGCACGACTTCTCCCTGGTGGGCGTGGAGTGGCTGGTGAGGAACGTGACGTACCGGCCACACTGCTACATGTGTTTCACGGATGACAGCTCCATCCGGTTCCTGTTTTCCTCCCGCCAGCCCTCCCCTCTGGCCCGCTGCTCCCCCTGGGTCTTGCTGGAGACACTGAGAGCCAAGCTGAAGAACACCACTGACCTCGACAGCAGGTGAGGGTTCAGAACTCCCTTCCTTTGTTTATAAGATGTGTCTTTTGggcattttattcatttttatagtgatggtatagagagagacagaaaatttagagagagagggaaggatgtgCAACATGGGGTCTGGGCCAGATTCCATCTTTTATACTGATGGTatagagacaggaaatgtagtATCATGTATTGTTagatatatacatttttcagtttgTTGCACGGTTCTTCAAATCTCCCTAAATCCATGCATTCACCTCGGCCTtcacatgctttcagcatcGTGAGAAACCTGACCCTGTTCACGGAAGACCCTGACCAGGCCTACCCCAGCCAGGCCATGGTGTGGAAGGCGTTCGAGCAGGCCTTCCTCGTGGCTCTGGGCCTGGTCACACACGCACCCGTCTTCAAGGACTACTTCTACGAAGGCCTGAGGCAGTTCTACATGGACAACATCATGTACCTGGAGCTCAGAGCTCTACTACCTGAGGTAAACAACACACCGGTGCTGCCGACACGCAGTGAGCTGTGGGGAGAAAAGTGTTGATGAATGGTGTGACTGTGTCTTCTGGCCCGCTACAAGGTTTCCTGGGTTGTTTCCTGACGTCCCACCTGCCTGGGACAGGAAATGGGGTGGTTGCAATACCATGACCTTCCCCAAAGACTCAAATCTGCCCCGTTAGACCTTCAGTTTGTGCAGGGCTGGTTCTAGACATTTGGAGGCTCCCCAAACCCTTCCATCTTTCAGAATAAATAAAAAGCACTTGAAACAACAATGATTCCTAACCTTTTCACGTGTACAACAACCTGGACTTGCTCTGCCAGTCTTGATTGGTGGACTAGTATAGTGATGTGACTGTTATGGAGGCCCTGCTTCCTAACCTGAGGCCCCGCCTCCTAGCCTGTGGCCCCGCCTCCTAGCCTGTGGCTCCAGGCAGTTGCCTACCCTGCCTATAGGTGGCGCCAGCCCTGAacttgtgtctccctgtgtgcctGTTCTGTGCAGACCTACGAGCTGGACGGCAGCACCCATGACAGAGCCTGGAGCCTGAGGACCTACCAGGAAGTGACCAGGATGTTTGTGTCAGAACACCCCGACTTTCTGGGGACAAAGGTCATCTTCACAGTCCACAGGTCAGTCTGTCGTAacgaggcaaaaaaaataaataaatgaacatCTGGGACTCGACAGTGCATAATTCAGTTGTTTTTGTGTTAGGGGTATGAATCTCTCCATGGTGAAAGAGGCTGTTGAGGAAGCTATGGAACTACAGAGAGACTATCCAGAAATCATGGCTGGTTTTGATCTGGTGAGTTTCAATAGTAGTTCTCAAAGATATAACTAGCTAACGCTGTAGTAATGTTAAATTTATGTAGTTACATTATATAGTGTATACATTATGTAGTATTCAAATAGATTATTACGTTAAATACCTTCGGCACATGCACCTGCTTGTCTGGTGCAGATCCAGAGCGTGTGTCGTACGCAGGTTCAGTTTCCTGTGCTTCCAGGTGGGCCGGGAAGACAGCGGAAGACCTCTCTGGTTCTTCAGAGAGGCTCTGTCTCTCCCGGGAGAGAGAGGCGTCGCCCTCCCCTTCTTCTTCCACGCTGGAGAGACCGGTGAGACGACACCCCCAACCCACAGAACGCAGCCCAACGTGAACAgagtctctctccgctctcctccccgTGACACAGCCCGCTGTTCAAGTCCCCATCAAGCAGCCGTTTTCTTCCCTGTTTGTCTGCAGATGCGGAGGGTACAGAGGTGGACCAGAACATGCTGGACGCCCTGCTGTTCAACACCTCTCGTATCGGCCACGGCTTTGCTCTGGTGCGCCACCCAGTGGCCAAGGAGCTGTCCAGGAAGATGGGGGTGGCGGTGGAGGTGTGCCCCATCTCCAACCAGGTACAGCCTGAGCGGTTATCCTTGGCTTCAGCTTCCAAGGCAGACCCTGAACCAGCACCTGGTACTCACATCCAAACACTGACCATGCCCAACCTGATTGGTAACAGCGAGTCTGTCCCCCTCCAGTTTTCTTAAGAAAATGACATTTACTGGCCGCATCCAAAAAGCTCTCCcatccacatttgaaaacaaacctacaccCTACTTTAAAATGTCTGCAGTTGACACCGTTGAGTATATCCATGGAGTCTGAAGTGTATCAGACCACCCACTGCAACCACGATCATTCTTATCTTGTGCGAGCACCTCGCTAAACACATCCTTGTGTTGCCTTTGGTTAGTTTCACGAGATACGACAAAGTCACTAGCAGATCAATTCTCCAACTGTCAACTCTCCCATTTGAATGTCCTCCAGGTGCTGAAACTGGTGTCCGATCTCAGGAACCACCCTGCCGCTGTGCTGATGTCCGAGGGCCACCCATTGGTCATCAGCTCAGATGACCCGGCCACTTTTGGTTCCTCTGGCCTATCGTACGACTTCTACGAGGCCTTTGTTGGCATAGGGGGAATGAGCTCGGACATCAGGACCCTGAAACAGCTGGCCCTAAACTCCATCAAGtaagcttggtgtgtgtgtgtgtgtgtgtgtgtgtgtgtgtgtgtgtgtgcatgtccgatgtgtatgttttgttttcaaatgtgggtagGACAGCTTTTTTGTATGCAGCCATTAAATATAATTTCATAAATTtaaagtgtgcgtgtgggtggaggggtcagATTTGCAATTTCAAAGAGGTATAATGTATAATGAAATCAactcccatgtgtgtgtgagatggcatGCGTCGCTTTGCGTGTGCTCTCCCATGTGTGTGTCCCGTGGTTACGTGATGTCACAGTGCCTCTGAgcagtgctgctgtgtgttccaggtacAGCGCTCTCACACCCCGGATGAAGCAGAAGGCCACAGACCTGTGGCAGCGCAGCTGGGAGAAGTTTGTCTCTGAGAACGTCCTGTAGAGGACAAGATGGAGGCCATGATAGGGGCTGTCTTGTTTTGAAAATGAGCCATACTTAGAACCACAAGAACCTCTGTTGATAATTAGCTAGTTAAACCTTGATCGACATTGGTGCTTTTGGACACTAGGGGACTGCAGGTCCAGTGCTGGAACAGAGGGAAATTGACCTGAAAAGTCAACAAAAATCACAAACAGGTCGAGGGAAAATGTTGAGTGCTACAGGGCATCGTGAGGCTCTTGAGTGCCACTGCTGGTTCATATTGCCCTCTTGTGGTAGAGGTGTGTACTGCACTTCCCTTGACTTTCAGATCTCATTGAGCTCCTACAAAATGGAGGCTACCTGACTTGCAATCTAGCCACTACATTTAACTAAGTTAAATTATATTGTTTTGTGTGTAACTTTTTTCTTTACTTTGAATGTGTTTGCACTTTATTACTTATGATTTACCATGGTCATGTAGCATCTGTAGGTCAACAACACTGTTTTCCAACAACTGGAAGAATTACAACACTTCTCTGACACTTCTCTGAGCGTTTGATGAATTTGTTGTCCAGCTGTTTATCTATTTTATAATTACAAGCTTTATTGTATGGAATTAATTTGGGGATTGAAACTGTAGCATTCTGATCAGAGTAGGGCATTAaatgaaataattatttttaaggAAAGTAAAAAACTTCTATTTAAAGAAACAAAGAATTTATAGTTTTGCCTTATTATTTATTGTGTCCATTCTTACACAAAAGTAAACTATTCTCTCCGTGATAATGATGCAATGAGCAGAACATGGTACACAGTTTTGGCCATCATCGACTGCCGGTGTTGAACTGGGAGAAGTAGCTCTCGTCTGGGACGCTGCTGTAAACATCCTCAAGGTGCGTCTTTCTGGGGGACAACAGAGAAAGGAGATATACATACTGAGATATACATACTGAGATATACACACTGAGATATACATGCTGAGATATACACACTGAGATATACATACTGAGATATACACACTGAGATATACACACTGAGATATACACACTGAGATATACATGCTGAGATATACATACTGAGATATACATACTGAGATATACATGCTGAGATATACATACTGAGATATACATGCTGAGATATACACACTGAGATATACACACTGAGATATACATGATGAGATATACATGCTGAGATATACATACTGAGATATACATGCTGAGATATACATGCTGAGATATACATGCTGAGATATACATGCTGTTTCTCAGGCTTTTAAGGAAGGGCATCACTAAGGCTAAACTAAGCCAGTCTCCTGTAAGACTGACTATTCCACTGGGCTGTGGTGCTCTACAGTTGAACTACAAGACCTTTCCTGATAAAGACACAGTCTGACAGTCTAAACCATCATGGTTAAGCTTGTGTAGGCAATAGTTCCTTACTTGTCTTTTCTGAATGATTTAtaattttaatgacatttttccTAAAAAGTCAAGtctatggagtgtgtgtgtgtcttcagctaATGAGCCATCCTGAGACCCGTATGAGCATCACATCACCAAGACAGATGAACTTGAttctgtgaagtgtgtgtgtgtacagcacgtgtgcctgtgtgtgtgtgtgtacagcacgtgtgtgtgtgtgtgtacagcacgtgtgcctgtgtgtgtgtgtgtacagcacgtgtgcgtgtgtgtgtgtgtacagcacgtgtgcctgtgtgtgtgtgtgtacagcacgggtgcctgtgtgtgtgtacagcacgtgtgcctgtgtgtgtgtgtacagcacgtgtgcctgtgtgtgtgtaacacaagTGAACCATCGGCTTGTAAAACACATCCCCAGAGACTGCCCGTCTGGCGGCCCTACTTTGCGAGGCGCGCTGCGGCCAGCTGTGCGTTGGTGTCATCCAGCTCCCGCCGCAGCTGCCTGGCAACACGGGCCTGCTGCCGCTCCTGCAGCACGGCCGTCCGGGCCGCCGCCAGGCGCCGCTGGGCCTGCTGCGCCTCCTCCAGAACCTTCTCTGCCTGGAGCCTCTGGAGGAACGAGGAACGCCCACGTGGGTCACACTCCTAGGCCAACACCCTGCATGCACACCACTGGCTGATTCAAGCGGGGCCCCCCCAGCAGAAAAGGACCAGCCACCCTAATCTCCCCATGCTATCATGTATATACTTTCTATATTATAGTATATTTGATTAAATATGATTGGTATTATTATTTAAACTACAATGTTATAATAATTGATCGTGGTTTTGGGTCACACTGTCCCTCCATGccaccctacaactaccacctaccccaccctcgccccccccATGTGAAAATATCTAGATCCGCCcctttgacacacacaaaaccccacAGACTAGCGTTAACCTTCAGGCCGAAGTCTGGCCGTACTGACCTTCCCCTGCACgacctgctcctgctgctgctggatgaCGCTGAGCTGCTGTTCTGGGGTGAGGCCCTTGTAGCTGTCAGGCCGGAGGCGACGGAGGCCCAGCGTGCTGGTGCTCTGCTCCAGGCTCTCTGACAGCAGCTCCCCCTGCTGCTGGTTCAGGATGTGGGCtcgcctgtcctcctcctcctgctgccgcTCCTGATGACGACGCTCCGACCCTGCTGCTgcctggcaggcagacaggtaggtagacaggcaACCAGatgtcaggcaggcagacaggtagacagatgtCAGGCAGgtaggtacatttacatttagtcatttagcagacactcttatccagagcgacttacagtaagtacagggacattcaacccaaggcaagtagggtgaagtgccttgcccaaggacacaacgtaatttggcacggccgggaattgaaccaacaaccttctgattactagcccgactccctaaccgctcagccatctgacccctcccAGCGGTAGACAGGCAACCagatgacaggcaggcagacagacaggtagatagatgtcaggcagacaggtaggtagatgtcaggcagacaggtaggtagacagacagacaaccagatgtcaggcaggcagacaggtaggtaggtagacggGCAACCAGAtgtcaggcaggcagagacaaaGAAGCTGATGACAACGTTCATAGAATGAACCATACAGCCTTTAAAATGGATCGAAACTCTTttattatgaattattattatactCAATCATCCTGAAACCAACACCAACAGAGCAGTAGATCAGTGAAACAACCTACACTACCTACAGGTGCTTAATGTGGTAACAGCTGACTCACCATGGCCAGGTTGAAGTCCTTGGTGGTTAGAGCCacagccctccttctctcctcctccatgttctGGAGCAGGAGAGCTCTGTTGTCCATGTCCACTCTGCCCCGGTCATACTGGTGCTCTGCatgggggagagcagagaggagcaagGGGGGAGAagtggggaaaggagggagttatgggtgaggggaagggggacaAAAACAAACTTCTAAATGTCACATATGACGGCTTGTCATATTTGCCATTTTGATATGCCAAACCATAATGGCACACCCATACGCTTCTGCTACAGACAAAACAGGCATTTCAATATGACATGACAATACACACTTAAAGTAGTACAAGTGACTAATAAACCATCGTCTGAGGTAGGCCTACAGACCAGGAATGTCAGATATGAAGTTTAGGCTACCTTCCAAGCTCTGCTGGTACCGGGCTGTGTTCAGCTCGTTCTGCTGCTGAACGGACCACTCTCTGAGCTGTTCCCGCTGTCTCTTCAGCCTGGCACGCTGGTCCGTGTCCTCCCCCGTCAAGCCCGGTAGCATCTGGACTCCCTCCTGGGTCTTCAGGTGCTCGCTGTCGTTCAGGTCGAACTCCCGGCGGCTCCACGGCTGCTGGAAGGCCTGACGGAAGCCTCGAGTTGCGTCCTGCAGCTGGCGCTCATCCTTAGCCTGCCGCTGCTCGAGCAGGCAGGCCGTGCGGTCATTACGCACCAGGTCAGCGGCTGTAGGGAATACGAACGTCAGCAAGAAACTTCAAAATAGTGAAGGAGTCATGGACATAGATTGCAGACATAGCTGTGGCTGTAACTGCTTCCCACTTATCCTATCTAGTTTAATTTAATTAGACAGCCATCGTCCTTCAACAACTGGTTAATTGGTAGCTACTCTCGACCACCATTCAACTTCCGTTAGGCTATGTAAGCCGACAGCCCACCCTGCAGCCTACTCTGTTAACCTCCCCAGACCTGGAGCCATCTCCCGCTAAATGGGTGTCctcctacagtaggctactacaTAGACAGTAGGGAGACTAAATATCTTCAAATCAATGTCACTCCTCTTATGTTCTAGATACAGTAGTCCTAAGTTTGCACCTATGTTATGCAAACTTACCACATTGCTTTACTGACTGTTTTTCAACATCCTCTCTTTCCCGTCGTACCTTCACTTGAGAATCAAGCGCAACTTGATCGACCTGAAGTGGAGAACCGAATAGGCGGCAAACTtaccagtactgtacagtagtactGAGCAGACTTTTGCATGATCAAATTCGAATTTGTCGGtgatacagtagctagctacaacTTACCCCAATTGTTCTGACTTTAGCATTAAAAATCCTATCTTGACGTAGCAGCTCTCTATTCCATCTTCTTTCCAGACCTTCCGAAACAACGCGGTCTGAAAGAAGATCAATATTGTACATTGTATCTTCCGTTGTAATAAATGTTTGACTTTGGTGAAGGAGCTCCACAGAATGGAAGACTTCAGCGCAAACACATCCGTTGCTTAGCAACTCGTTTTTCGGCTACCTTCGGATCATCTCGGTTTACTGCGTCCATCGGTCAGGATCATAAAACTTGTTATCGACACTTAATATTTTCTTAACTCATGATACCTATAGGCCTACTACAGCTTGAGAAGCATACACAAAAATGGACAAGTACAAACATTTTAATTGTCACATTATTTATTGCAAAAACATCATTAGGCTATTTAGCCTAGAACAAGCCTATTCCATGAAATTCATAGAGCAGAAACATAGCATAATAATCATGTAGGATATAAAAACAACACCACCACAATACCAATATTTATATAGCTACAATTACCATCCTTCCAGGTAAATAAACTGAGCATAATAATAGATATTAGAAATCATAGTTAGATTCTGAAAAATGCTTAAGAATAAGAAGTGAGTGGATATGGCCTATACACATCAATAGTGAGTGTACAGTATATGGCCCCTCTTAGGTACCTGTGTCACATGGTAGTGGCAAGGAAAAGCTATGGGTGTGTTGCCTGGAGTAGGTCCTTGGTCTAAACACAGTTTGGACTCGGGTCGTCACTGCCAATCTTTTTCCATGCAAGGAAGCGCTATGTGAACACGTCGGTACAGAGGATtgaaatgtacatttacagGAGGACATGAACAGGTCTTCACAGAGAGCCTTGTACATCACTGGATGCCAACACGCACAGTAAGAAACCTACCCCACCATAGGCCAGTACGTTATCCCATCTGTCCAACGTAGAGTATACGTTCTCCAGGTAACACCAGAGCGGAGGTTGTTATTACttccgaacaccagagggcagcaacgactagcttttttTAAACCTGTGATCTGTAGGCCTATCTTGACGACACAGCAGCAGGTTCTGTAGTagaagagacacacaccaagctGGGTGCACATGTTGACAGAGTTTGCTAGTTGATACCTAGTTAATAAACAAtgatctttgatgaacccaagtttctttaatatatattagaaacattacaagacggggctctaGTGTGTGTTCTAACAAGTCCAAAAGTGCAGAACGGTATCAgttgaaaaagacaatcacacccgtgcaacaaaccctcccccaccctctctccccccctacctAAATGACCGCTTTCAGCTCTGTTGTAGGTTTTAATGAAGTGCGTTGAGGACACCATAGCGAGCAAGGTGAGGTCATGTGGGATACAGTTGCAGTTAACAGACACACAAGTGAAACAGGCACTGTTTtctcaaagttctgatcatattcaaaGTCCAAATtctcttcttcaaagtccaaaaacagcacggagcagcaacAAGAGGGTTCTTGTCTGTGTTACCATTtaatatccaacaaattactgaacttttaaaacagatctattggcctactacaattgtaaatgtCCTATGACCTGccccaattgggccttgatgcaatgccatctaATCTTTTCTGCTGATTCTGCAACATTTTGGGGGACTTTCCATACCAGTACCTTGTTCCCAGTTCTTCTATTCTGCCATACTAGacgtgttttccaacaccagttacagtcagccctgggttatagcccttcactattgcatggtgccattcattcttcacagatcacacccatcaagtcaaagcgaatagtaactggtccaactccatgtccaagcccatggtatctgtggaggaatacagtcatcacacttgtcaaaCGCTCCCCACACAATGACTTTATAACTTTggtgtaggcccatactatagcagtctgcagacatacaacacagatgagactgaggagagtgaattagagatgatggtaatgggagggtgttgcacttttctgcttctctttttctccactcaCTTCTTACCTTCTCACACTTTCAAATAGTTTAGACAAGTCTCTACACTCTATTCTCTCTGCATTCTGCACAAAAgatgactgtgtactgtatatcaaaACATTCCGGCATAAAAATCCACgtatctccacactcagatcACCTTTCCCCAGCCCGCTGCTGTTTTCAACTAACCTGTATACTACAACAGCAGAATACAAttcctgaaattcagttatggcTTTTGATTTTGGAGTGCCACCCCAAGATTGTCAGTGGCCCCATCTGGCTACTTCGATGAAACATTTCTGAGGGGCGCCACTGCTcttgcctgttaatgcctgcactgcagtgaagcaaactatatgacaacaataatgtttaacccttgtgttatcttcgggtcattctgacccatcaatcattgtgacccaccgtc of Osmerus mordax isolate fOsmMor3 chromosome 4, fOsmMor3.pri, whole genome shotgun sequence contains these proteins:
- the ribc2 gene encoding RIB43A-like with coiled-coils protein 2, producing the protein MYNIDLLSDRVVSEGLERRWNRELLRQDRIFNAKVRTIGVDQVALDSQVKVRREREDVEKQSVKQCAADLVRNDRTACLLEQRQAKDERQLQDATRGFRQAFQQPWSRREFDLNDSEHLKTQEGVQMLPGLTGEDTDQRARLKRQREQLREWSVQQQNELNTARYQQSLEEHQYDRGRVDMDNRALLLQNMEEERRRAVALTTKDFNLAMAAAGSERRHQERQQEEEDRRAHILNQQQGELLSESLEQSTSTLGLRRLRPDSYKGLTPEQQLSVIQQQQEQVVQGKRLQAEKVLEEAQQAQRRLAAARTAVLQERQQARVARQLRRELDDTNAQLAAARLAKKTHLEDVYSSVPDESYFSQFNTGSR
- the ada2a gene encoding adenosine deaminase 2-A isoform X1: MVIIMAHIRRISPRNNNGLCHRGVDQPTSSTMLSWLRLHQVATLLTLPLLLSWGTLCGGSPDPRLRESLMWQEGSMQTGGTLLLTEAETELGAQLQKLKKQEMERSDFPPTLHFFKARSLIQQSPIYRLLQRMPKGAALHVHDFSLVGVEWLVRNVTYRPHCYMCFTDDSSIRFLFSSRQPSPLARCSPWVLLETLRAKLKNTTDLDSSIVRNLTLFTEDPDQAYPSQAMVWKAFEQAFLVALGLVTHAPVFKDYFYEGLRQFYMDNIMYLELRALLPETYELDGSTHDRAWSLRTYQEVTRMFVSEHPDFLGTKVIFTVHRGMNLSMVKEAVEEAMELQRDYPEIMAGFDLVGREDSGRPLWFFREALSLPGERGVALPFFFHAGETDAEGTEVDQNMLDALLFNTSRIGHGFALVRHPVAKELSRKMGVAVEVCPISNQVLKLVSDLRNHPAAVLMSEGHPLVISSDDPATFGSSGLSYDFYEAFVGIGGMSSDIRTLKQLALNSIKYSALTPRMKQKATDLWQRSWEKFVSENVL
- the ada2a gene encoding adenosine deaminase 2-A isoform X2 — protein: MLSWLRLHQVATLLTLPLLLSWGTLCGGSPDPRLRESLMWQEGSMQTGGTLLLTEAETELGAQLQKLKKQEMERSDFPPTLHFFKARSLIQQSPIYRLLQRMPKGAALHVHDFSLVGVEWLVRNVTYRPHCYMCFTDDSSIRFLFSSRQPSPLARCSPWVLLETLRAKLKNTTDLDSSIVRNLTLFTEDPDQAYPSQAMVWKAFEQAFLVALGLVTHAPVFKDYFYEGLRQFYMDNIMYLELRALLPETYELDGSTHDRAWSLRTYQEVTRMFVSEHPDFLGTKVIFTVHRGMNLSMVKEAVEEAMELQRDYPEIMAGFDLVGREDSGRPLWFFREALSLPGERGVALPFFFHAGETDAEGTEVDQNMLDALLFNTSRIGHGFALVRHPVAKELSRKMGVAVEVCPISNQVLKLVSDLRNHPAAVLMSEGHPLVISSDDPATFGSSGLSYDFYEAFVGIGGMSSDIRTLKQLALNSIKYSALTPRMKQKATDLWQRSWEKFVSENVL